The following proteins are co-located in the Leptospira weilii genome:
- a CDS encoding PLDc N-terminal domain-containing protein: MEQAVVGGPGFFALLFNFYGYYFPFILYTLVAPLALVDLVKREDVDSKIGSIWTGVILLVPVIGAGVYLVAGGSKVPAWLKNTLVYGGVGFLALIILVTSVAKF; the protein is encoded by the coding sequence ATGGAACAAGCTGTCGTCGGTGGACCCGGGTTTTTCGCTTTATTATTCAATTTTTACGGGTACTACTTTCCGTTTATCCTCTATACTCTTGTAGCTCCTTTGGCGCTTGTGGATCTGGTAAAAAGAGAGGACGTGGATTCCAAGATCGGTTCGATATGGACCGGGGTGATTCTTCTGGTTCCGGTTATAGGAGCTGGAGTGTATCTCGTTGCGGGAGGATCTAAGGTTCCCGCTTGGTTGAAAAATACTCTTGTTTACGGGGGAGTGGGGTTTTTGGCGCTGATCATTCTTGTCACATCGGTCGCCAAATTCTAA
- a CDS encoding right-handed parallel beta-helix repeat-containing protein has protein sequence MKESGFEIKKVSCLFTLLLFGISVGVLISACSGEKKDEVEGFAHVLMIDNSFSPPMQKIPVGGVIEFVNSGNNPHNAIAVDKNWSTEKSFGSIVMPRGSKTKVTFPREGVFPYFCSFHATSDGKNGMVGDVVVGNVPYNPAAKSGKSWKNVAQFSGITRKVPSSYPTIQNAVDAASPGDLILISEGVYLEEVTVTTPSITIRGVDRNKVVIDGQFQRGNGIMVVAADGVVIENMTARNATLNGFYWTGVKGFRGSYLTAHNNGDYGIYAFDSRNGVIEHSYASGSPDSGIYIGQCYPCKAILYDVVSEHNGLGYSGTNSGGELYLISSIWKNNIVGVAPNTLDRELLPPERETTIIGNLIYNNNNPKAPIAALEYPSFGNGILIAGGISNTIRKNVVINHENNGIVILPNLDENFWISHNNVVRDNIVYNSGRADIALVGPMSTGNCFSGNEYRTELPAFLEKWNGCDSFLRLPMGGDLSMMLGALGLMVQASDGNFPSGNYKEQPIPGPQMNMPNGSAAPVRPALTAFEDFNLDLDKISLPEETEKILKSIPRKPSSSTGAITLVKPRSLFPFFYHWLGFLLPFAIYICWTSVSLFDLKDRIDLDRNKKLSWVAAITLIPILSSGIYLLGGGSKYPNWFKRTLVLGGLIVFFLLLVYTGISLMNGIGTKTIG, from the coding sequence ATGAAAGAGTCAGGTTTCGAAATCAAAAAAGTTTCCTGTTTGTTTACATTGCTTTTGTTTGGAATTTCAGTAGGAGTTCTTATTTCCGCTTGTTCTGGAGAGAAAAAAGACGAGGTCGAAGGTTTCGCTCACGTATTGATGATCGATAATTCCTTTTCTCCGCCGATGCAGAAAATTCCGGTCGGAGGAGTCATTGAGTTTGTCAATTCGGGAAACAACCCGCATAACGCGATCGCTGTGGATAAAAATTGGTCCACGGAAAAATCCTTCGGAAGCATCGTAATGCCCCGTGGTTCCAAGACAAAAGTTACCTTTCCTCGGGAAGGAGTTTTTCCTTATTTTTGTTCCTTTCACGCGACTTCCGACGGCAAGAACGGAATGGTCGGAGATGTTGTAGTGGGAAACGTTCCTTACAACCCCGCCGCTAAATCTGGCAAATCCTGGAAGAACGTTGCTCAATTTTCCGGAATCACACGCAAAGTTCCTTCTTCCTATCCTACGATTCAGAATGCCGTAGATGCTGCAAGTCCGGGTGATCTCATTTTGATTAGCGAGGGTGTTTATTTGGAAGAAGTGACCGTTACTACGCCTTCCATTACGATTCGCGGCGTGGATCGGAATAAGGTCGTCATTGACGGTCAGTTTCAAAGAGGGAATGGAATCATGGTCGTTGCGGCAGACGGAGTTGTGATCGAGAACATGACTGCAAGAAACGCTACGTTAAACGGTTTTTATTGGACCGGAGTAAAGGGTTTCAGAGGTTCCTACTTAACTGCACATAATAACGGGGATTACGGAATTTATGCGTTCGACTCTAGGAACGGTGTGATCGAACATTCCTACGCATCCGGTTCTCCCGATTCCGGAATTTATATCGGCCAGTGTTATCCCTGTAAGGCGATTCTTTACGACGTCGTTTCCGAACACAACGGTCTCGGTTATTCCGGGACGAACTCTGGCGGTGAGCTTTATCTCATCAGTTCCATTTGGAAGAATAACATCGTGGGAGTTGCGCCGAACACTCTCGATAGGGAACTTCTTCCTCCGGAAAGAGAGACCACCATCATAGGCAACTTAATCTATAATAACAATAATCCTAAGGCTCCGATTGCGGCTTTAGAGTATCCTTCTTTTGGAAACGGCATTTTGATCGCGGGAGGAATTTCGAATACTATCCGAAAAAACGTAGTAATCAATCATGAGAATAACGGGATTGTAATCCTTCCTAATTTGGACGAAAACTTTTGGATTTCGCATAACAACGTAGTTCGGGATAATATCGTCTACAATTCGGGAAGAGCGGATATCGCTCTCGTCGGACCGATGAGCACGGGGAACTGTTTTTCCGGAAACGAGTACAGAACCGAACTTCCCGCCTTTTTGGAGAAGTGGAACGGTTGCGACTCTTTTCTTCGACTTCCAATGGGCGGAGATCTTTCCATGATGCTCGGCGCTCTTGGATTGATGGTGCAGGCTTCCGACGGAAACTTTCCTTCCGGAAATTATAAGGAACAACCGATTCCAGGTCCTCAAATGAATATGCCTAATGGAAGCGCCGCTCCGGTGAGACCTGCGTTAACCGCTTTTGAAGATTTTAATTTGGATTTGGATAAAATTTCCCTTCCGGAAGAAACGGAAAAAATTTTGAAATCGATCCCGAGAAAACCTTCCTCATCGACTGGCGCGATCACTCTGGTAAAACCGAGAAGCCTTTTTCCGTTTTTCTATCATTGGCTGGGATTTTTACTTCCGTTTGCGATTTATATCTGTTGGACTTCCGTGTCTCTGTTCGATCTTAAGGATCGGATCGATTTGGATCGGAACAAAAAGTTGTCTTGGGTCGCCGCGATCACTCTGATTCCGATTTTGAGTTCGGGAATTTATCTTCTTGGAGGGGGGAGCAAATATCCGAACTGGTTCAAAAGAACTTTGGTTTTGGGAGGATTGATCGTCTTTTTTCTGCTTTTGGTTTACACAGGAATCTCCCTGATGAACGGCATTGGAACCAAAACAATAGGTTGA
- a CDS encoding sensor histidine kinase, protein MKEFLKLPSPNSTHPNAWKRNIIHVLLIFASCFGFLIYIPSVYLAWQQKLGEVVILDTLALLLVWFLLLLPNRFYKPKSYFFLSLVFTLGCLLYTKIGLGGGGILWLFLVPVFCGIFLNQTFAFWGWGVVSICVFSGILFAHYQIWAEPSVTPFQILVIGSNFTFLCGILTFLVITILKKFGDGIKKQKELILLQKKTNKKLQNEIAIRTATEAELTKSLNEKETLSREIQLRVKNNIQLILGMMNLEQQKTKSESAKKAIESATNRIQAMGIVQDYLFLKNSYKFIYAKDYISSLVDRLFLFYGPNDRSIQLDCNIEEIFLPIEKAIPCGLIINEVFSNSFKHAFPENKEGKITILFRKSDSGYLMLEVGDNGIGNKSEIKESPNDGDSLGISLIEALCFQLRGELEIERENGFLIRVRFFP, encoded by the coding sequence TTGAAAGAATTCCTCAAACTCCCTTCTCCCAATTCCACACATCCAAATGCTTGGAAGAGAAACATCATTCACGTTCTTCTGATTTTCGCTTCCTGTTTTGGCTTTTTAATCTATATCCCGAGCGTGTATTTAGCCTGGCAACAAAAGCTCGGAGAAGTGGTTATTTTAGATACTCTTGCACTTCTTCTCGTATGGTTTCTTTTATTATTACCGAATCGATTCTATAAACCTAAGTCTTATTTTTTCTTGTCCCTGGTTTTTACCCTAGGCTGTTTACTTTACACAAAGATAGGATTGGGAGGCGGAGGAATTCTTTGGTTATTTTTAGTTCCAGTTTTTTGTGGAATTTTTTTAAACCAAACTTTTGCGTTTTGGGGTTGGGGCGTCGTGTCGATCTGCGTTTTTTCGGGTATTCTTTTCGCTCATTATCAAATCTGGGCGGAGCCGTCCGTAACTCCCTTTCAGATTCTTGTAATTGGTTCCAACTTTACTTTCTTATGCGGAATTCTTACGTTTTTGGTGATAACAATTTTAAAAAAATTCGGAGATGGAATTAAAAAACAAAAAGAACTCATTCTTCTCCAAAAGAAGACGAATAAAAAGCTTCAGAATGAGATCGCAATTCGCACGGCTACCGAAGCGGAACTTACGAAATCTTTGAACGAGAAGGAGACTCTATCTCGAGAAATTCAGCTTAGGGTGAAAAATAATATCCAGTTGATTCTTGGAATGATGAACTTAGAACAACAAAAGACGAAGTCGGAATCGGCCAAAAAAGCGATCGAATCCGCGACGAATCGGATTCAGGCGATGGGAATAGTTCAGGATTATTTATTTCTGAAAAATTCTTACAAATTTATCTACGCAAAGGACTATATCAGTTCTTTAGTGGATCGCCTTTTTCTATTTTACGGTCCGAATGACAGAAGTATTCAACTCGATTGTAATATAGAAGAGATCTTCCTTCCCATCGAAAAGGCGATTCCCTGTGGGCTTATCATAAACGAAGTATTTTCCAATTCCTTCAAACATGCGTTTCCAGAAAACAAAGAAGGCAAAATTACGATCTTGTTTCGAAAATCCGATTCAGGATATTTAATGTTAGAGGTCGGAGATAACGGCATCGGCAACAAATCCGAGATAAAAGAATCTCCAAACGACGGGGACTCCCTCGGAATAAGCCTCATCGAAGCGCTTTGTTTTCAACTGCGAGGAGAATTGGAAATAGAAAGAGAAAACGGTTTTCTGATTCGAGTTAGATTTTTTCCCTAA
- a CDS encoding LIC_11321 family protein — translation MKKRRFEFKRSMSFLIVLIFFCGTSFAKEVKEKELKGDSEISSKPPAQGCCRIRMAGGGYDYFVSTEDDCVAHRQFHSFMKERTLCFESFPE, via the coding sequence ATGAAAAAAAGAAGGTTTGAATTCAAAAGATCTATGTCGTTTTTGATCGTTTTAATTTTTTTTTGCGGAACTTCGTTCGCAAAGGAAGTGAAAGAAAAAGAATTGAAAGGAGATTCTGAAATTTCCTCCAAGCCGCCTGCTCAAGGATGTTGTAGAATCAGAATGGCGGGAGGGGGATACGACTACTTTGTTAGTACGGAAGACGATTGTGTCGCTCATAGACAATTTCATTCTTTTATGAAAGAGCGTACTCTTTGTTTTGAATCTTTTCCGGAATAG
- a CDS encoding LA_0442/LA_0875 N-terminal domain-containing protein codes for MKIFTHSLRNLTQSRILFLFFIFLSPSWIFAETILFKSGERAYATVIDQDAETVTIIRDGKRGKLGKSKILKIIFKEIKDEQEIAKIIETEKKKLNKEGKKSDKEEQLDTIYLEQMIKENSYKIVQKRLLLLEKYLEERDGDWENYITAKRNPWEPVWKSAILPGWGHNAMKQSGWGTTYSTLFFVSFLSYFGLDAAEKDRAKAYDKKIEKIIEQQFTTDLLLGSNSSSASVSSSNLNLIFQFNAFKNSNSLNSIRSDEGDYKNAKHTAAAVTIGIYLIQLTHTYFTGKTWAQNNLIQTPTGETVSEGFGIRGNPMVSKEIAVRSIDIGGQILYTLSY; via the coding sequence ATGAAAATTTTTACCCATTCTCTACGGAACTTGACGCAGTCTAGAATTCTTTTTTTATTCTTTATTTTTCTATCGCCTAGCTGGATTTTCGCAGAAACGATCCTTTTCAAATCAGGAGAACGGGCTTATGCGACCGTGATTGATCAAGACGCAGAAACGGTAACCATCATTCGGGACGGGAAAAGGGGAAAATTAGGGAAATCTAAAATTCTTAAGATCATCTTCAAGGAAATTAAAGACGAGCAGGAAATCGCCAAGATCATCGAAACAGAAAAAAAGAAACTGAACAAAGAGGGTAAAAAAAGCGATAAGGAAGAACAACTCGATACAATTTATCTCGAACAGATGATTAAAGAGAATAGTTATAAAATTGTTCAGAAACGTCTGTTGTTATTGGAAAAATACCTGGAAGAAAGAGACGGAGATTGGGAAAATTATATCACGGCGAAAAGAAATCCGTGGGAACCCGTTTGGAAATCCGCGATTCTTCCCGGCTGGGGTCATAACGCGATGAAACAAAGCGGATGGGGCACAACGTATTCCACTTTGTTTTTCGTTTCTTTCCTTTCCTACTTCGGATTGGACGCAGCTGAAAAAGATAGGGCTAAAGCTTACGATAAGAAGATCGAAAAGATCATAGAACAACAATTTACGACCGATCTCCTCCTCGGTTCCAACTCTTCTTCGGCTTCCGTTTCCAGTTCGAATTTAAATTTGATCTTTCAATTCAACGCATTCAAAAACTCTAATTCACTGAACTCGATCCGTTCGGACGAGGGAGATTATAAAAACGCAAAACATACGGCCGCCGCAGTCACAATCGGAATCTATCTCATTCAGCTAACGCATACTTATTTTACCGGAAAAACTTGGGCACAAAACAATCTAATTCAAACTCCTACGGGTGAAACCGTTTCGGAAGGTTTTGGAATTCGAGGAAATCCCATGGTTTCGAAGGAAATTGCAGTGAGAAGTATCGATATCGGCGGTCAAATCCTTTATACGCTCTCTTACTAG